The sequence GTCACCGGCGTCATCCACATGCGCACGCTGCACCTCGGCCCCGAGGAGCTGCTGGTCGCCGCCAAGATCGCCGTCCAGCACGACGACACGGCCGCCGAGGTCGCGAACGCCATCGACGCCGCCGAGGCCCGCATCCGCGCCGCCGTCCCGATCGCCCGTGTCATCTACCTCGAACCGGACATCTACAGCGAGGCCGAGGCCGCCAAGGGCCCGGACCCGGCGGCCACCCCGGGCGGCCCGAACCCGCACGCGGCCGGCCACTGAGGCCTTCAGCTCCCCACCGGGGCCGCCGGCCAGGCCTGCGCCGGCAAGGATCAGCACGATGCCGAGGAACAGGGCCATGATCAGCAGGAGCGGAACACGCTCCCAGATGACCCGCTGCCCCAGTCCGTACAGGCCGCATGCTGTCGCCTCCCACGGCGGAAGCCCCGTACGCGGCCCTCAGACAGCCGCACAACGGCACCCTGTGAACATCCGAACCGCAGATCTCCCTACGGCCCCTGCGCCCAAAGGCCGGCAGAGGGGGCGGGCCCGCGGACCGTCGGCCCACACCCCGCCCCGCTCTCCCGTCAGCTCTTCCGGCCCCGCCGACTCACCCGACCTCGGCGAGCACATCGAGCACGGCCCGCTCGTCCACGGCCGCCAGCAGCCGCTCCCGGAAACCGGGATCCATCAGCTTGCGGGACAACAGCGCGAGGATCCGCAAGTGCTCGTCGCCCGCGGCCGCCTCCGGCACGGCGATCATGAAGACCAGCCGGGCCTTCGTACCGTCCAGCGAACCCCACTCGACACCCTCGGCGGACCGCGCGAAACCGACGACGGGTGCGGTCACCGCGTCCGTCTTGGCGTGCGGAATCGCGATCTCCTCACCGAGCCCGGTCGTCCCCTGCTCCTCACGCCGCAGCGCGGTCGCCACCAACTCCTCCACATCGGCGACCCGCCCGCTACGACCCAGCAGCTCGGCCAGCTCCCGTATCGCGCCGTCCTTGTCCCCGGCCCCGAGCGCGATGTTCACCGTGCGCCCGGTGAGATACCCGGACAGTACGTCCGGCTCGCCGTCCTCAGCCGCCGTACCCGCGTCCGCCGGGACACCACCCGAACTCTCCGGGACCACGGCATCGGCCTCGACCACCGAAGCCTCCGCCGGGGCGGAAGCCTCTGCCCCTGCCTGCGCGGACACAGCCACCCGCGACGGCGCACCAGCACCAGCCGGCAGCGCTTCCGCTCCCGCCGACAGCAATTCCGCCCCTGCCGACGGCGCGTGCGCCCCCGCCGAGAGCGCCTCCGTCCCACCGGTGCCGCTCTCGCCGGTGCCGCCCGCGCCGGTGCCGCCCGCGCCCGAAGGCGCAGGGACAGCCCTCACACGCCCCCGCCGCCCACTCACATCAACCAACGCCACGGTCGCCAGCGCGGTCATCACCGACCCGATCACCACCGCGACAAAGAACATCGGCACCCCGCTGACCGCACCGAGCACAGCCACGATCGGCCCCCCGTGCGGCACCGCGTCCTTCACCCCGGCCAGCCCCGCGACCGCACCGGCCACCGCGCCACCGAGCATGTTCGCCGGAATGACCTGCGCCGGCCGCGCCGCCGCGAACGGAATCGCACCCTCGGAGATACCGAAGCAGCCCATGAACAGCGCCGCGAGCCCCGTCTCCCGCTCCTGCTCCGTGTACAGCTGCCGGCGGATCAGCGTGGCCAGCCCCTGCCCCAGCGGCATCACCGGGATCGCCGCCGCGCACATGCCCATCACCGTCTGGTTGCCGCTCGCGATGAGCCCGGCGCCGAAGAGGAACGCCGTCTTGTTGACCGGCCCGCCCATGTCGAACGCGATCATCAGAC comes from Streptomyces sp. FXJ1.172 and encodes:
- a CDS encoding fructose-specific PTS transporter subunit EIIC, which gives rise to MTSPAGLPSTGGRDDERRRVKLLAVTACPTGIAHTYMAAEKLAQVAASRGIEMKVETQGSVGAENVLDDNDVRDADGIIVAADKDVDLSRFAGKRVLTVGVAEGIHHPEQLIERVRSAPVHAPDGADGGPAARSGGGGRERGPVYKALMNGVSYMIPFVVVGGLLIAVSLALGGHATAKGYVIPDGTFWAHVNAIGGIGFQLMIPVLSGYIAYAIADRPALVPGMIGGWIANTGALYDSKAGAGFIGAIVTGFLAGYLVLWIKKVRVPKFVQPIMPIIVIPIVATTALGLFFIYVIGKPISWVFEHLTSWLGGMTGTSAVLLGAILGLMIAFDMGGPVNKTAFLFGAGLIASGNQTVMGMCAAAIPVMPLGQGLATLIRRQLYTEQERETGLAALFMGCFGISEGAIPFAAARPAQVIPANMLGGAVAGAVAGLAGVKDAVPHGGPIVAVLGAVSGVPMFFVAVVIGSVMTALATVALVDVSGRRGRVRAVPAPSGAGGTGAGGTGESGTGGTEALSAGAHAPSAGAELLSAGAEALPAGAGAPSRVAVSAQAGAEASAPAEASVVEADAVVPESSGGVPADAGTAAEDGEPDVLSGYLTGRTVNIALGAGDKDGAIRELAELLGRSGRVADVEELVATALRREEQGTTGLGEEIAIPHAKTDAVTAPVVGFARSAEGVEWGSLDGTKARLVFMIAVPEAAAGDEHLRILALLSRKLMDPGFRERLLAAVDERAVLDVLAEVG